Below is a genomic region from bacterium.
CAGAATGCCGTTTCTGAAGGGCCATGGACTCTTCCTGCTATCAGTTCCATTATGACCGGTGTATCCCCTCTGGTTCATCTTGCAACGGAAGTACGTTCCGCATTCCCCAAAGGACTGCCTGTTTTGGCGGAATACATGCGAAAAGACGGTTACAAGACGGCTGGAATCGGCCACAATCCACACCTGGTCGACAGGTTTTATCGTGGATTTCAGTTCTATAGGTTTTTTCCCCAACCAAGACCTATTGGCGTGGGAGAATTTGTTATCCGGAGAACCTTCCCCCGATGGCGAAAGGTAGATCATTCCACGGCCGCTCTGACCACAAAGGCGATACGTTGGATCAATACTAATAGAAAAAGGGATTTCTTTATGTGGCTCCACTATTTCGATCCCCACATGCCTTACACTCCTCCCGGATCATTTCTTCCTGAAAGAAAGCCATCGCCACGCATCGGCAAAAAGTACCAGCACTCGGTCATCCACACCCTTCGCGCCGGCCTCTTTGTTCCCACCACCAGCGAAAGAGAATGGATTAAGGAGCTGTATCTTAGCGAAGTTCAATATGTGGATGATCAGATTGGTAGGCTCATGAATGAATTGAAAAAAAAGCAAATCTATGATCGTTCTTTGATCATACTAACCAGTGATCACGGGGAAGAATTCTGGGAGCATGGCGGCTTTGAGCATGCTCACACTGTTTATAACGAACTACTCCGGGTTCCTTTGATCATTAAATTACCTGAATTCTCACACAAAGGCAGAATGGAACCACTCGTTCCGACATCAGCCATCTTACCTACTCTCCTGGATCTTTGCGGTATTCGATCCGGTCCACATGCTTTCTCCTCGAGTTCTCTTGTCTCCCTCTGGAATTTTGATGATCCTCTTTTCAAAGAGGAGCCTGTTATCAGCACCGGACAATTATATTTTGATAAGAAATTCTCGCTTCAATTCAATGGCATGAAGTACATACGGAATCACGTTACAAATCGGGAAGAACTTTATGACTTAAGATCCGATCCATCAGAGCAAGTTTCCTTTGCAGGTCATGATCCGGAAAAACTGGAGGAAATGCGAAGCTTTTTGAGGGAGAAACAGAGAGGAGCCCTCGGGCTGCAATCCCGGTACCATATTCAGGGACCTGTGCAAATAGAGCTGACTCCGGCCGATCTTGAAATGCTTCGATCTCTTGGCTATGTACAATAATTAGATTGTACTAATTAGAATGATTCATATAGTATACGCCGGATCAGACGCAGGCCATTCATCCGTGAAGGTGATTTCTATGGCGTAAGGTTCGAATTTGACTCGGTGT
It encodes:
- a CDS encoding sulfatase; protein product: QNAVSEGPWTLPAISSIMTGVSPLVHLATEVRSAFPKGLPVLAEYMRKDGYKTAGIGHNPHLVDRFYRGFQFYRFFPQPRPIGVGEFVIRRTFPRWRKVDHSTAALTTKAIRWINTNRKRDFFMWLHYFDPHMPYTPPGSFLPERKPSPRIGKKYQHSVIHTLRAGLFVPTTSEREWIKELYLSEVQYVDDQIGRLMNELKKKQIYDRSLIILTSDHGEEFWEHGGFEHAHTVYNELLRVPLIIKLPEFSHKGRMEPLVPTSAILPTLLDLCGIRSGPHAFSSSSLVSLWNFDDPLFKEEPVISTGQLYFDKKFSLQFNGMKYIRNHVTNREELYDLRSDPSEQVSFAGHDPEKLEEMRSFLREKQRGALGLQSRYHIQGPVQIELTPADLEMLRSLGYVQ